The Cervus elaphus chromosome 22, mCerEla1.1, whole genome shotgun sequence genome has a window encoding:
- the LOC122680396 gene encoding LOW QUALITY PROTEIN: cytochrome P450 2D14 (The sequence of the model RefSeq protein was modified relative to this genomic sequence to represent the inferred CDS: substituted 1 base at 1 genomic stop codon) — translation MEAAMGLLSGDTLGTLAVAVLIFSLLLDLMHRRSRWAARYPPGPTPLPVLGNLLQVDFEDPRPSFSQLRRRFGNVFSLQQVWTPVVVLNGLEAVREALVYRSQDTSDRPPPAVYEHLGYGPRAEGVILARYGNAWREQRRFFLSTLRNFGLGKKSLEQWVTEEASCLCAAFADQAGRPFRPKDLLNKAASNVIASLSFGCRFEYKDLRIVKLLDVVDDALKEEFNLVRQVVEAVPSLLRIRGLAAKLFPGQKAFMALIDELIAEQKMTRDPTQPPRHLTDAFLDEVKEAKGNPERSFNDANLRLVVADLFSAGMITTSTTLAWALLLMILHPXVQRRVQQEIDEMIGQVRRPEMGDQALMPFTVAVVHEVQRFADIIPLGVPHMTSRDIELQGFHIPKGTTLITNLSSVLKDETVWEKPFRFHPEHFLDARGRFVKQEAFIPFSAGRRACLGEPLARMELFLFFTSLLQHFSFAVPAGQPRPSDHGVFAFLVTPGPYQLCAVPR, via the exons ATGGAGGCAGCCATGGGGCTGCTGTCTGGGGACACGCTGGGGACCCTGGCCGTGGCCGTGCTCATCTTCTCGCTCTTGCTGGACCTGATGCACCGGCGCTCACGTTGGGCCGCACGCTACCCACCAGGCCCCACGCCGCTGCCCGTGCTGGGTAACCTGCTGCAGGTGGACTTCGAGGACCCGCGTCCCAGCTTTAGCCAG CTGCGGCGCCGCTTTGGGAACGTGTTCAGCCTGCAGCAGGTCTGGACGCCTGTAGTCGTGCTCAACGGGCTGGAGGCAGTGCGCGAGGCGCTGGTGTACCGCAGCCAGGACACTTCCGACCGTCCACCTCCGGCCGTCTACGAGCACCTGGGTTACGGGCCGCGCGCCGAAG gagTAATCCTGGCGCGTTATGGGAACGCGTGGCGGGAGCAGCGGCGCTTCTTCCTGTCCACCCTGCGCAACTTCGGCCTGGGGAAGAAGTCACTGGAGCAGTGGGTGACCGAGGAGGCCTCGTGCCTCTGTGCCGCCTTCGCCGACCAGGCCG GACGCCCGTTTAGGCCCAAAGACCTCCTGAATAAAGCAGCGAGCAACGTGATCGCCTCCCTGTCCTTCGGGTGCCGCTTCGAGTACAAGGATCTTCGCATCGTCAAGCTCTTGGACGTGGTAGACGATGCGCTGAAGGAAGAGTTTAACTTAGTGCGCCAG GTGGTGGAAGCTGTGCCATCGCTCCTGCGCATCCGAGGGCTGGCCGCCAAGCTCTTCCCGGGGCAGAAGGCCTTCATGGCCCTGATTGATGAGCTGATCGCTGAGCAGAAGATGACCCGGGACCCGACCCAGCCACCCCGACACCTGACCGACGCCTTCCTGGATGAGGTGAAGGAG GCCAAGGGGAACCCCGAGAGAAGCTTCAATGATGCGAACCTGCGCCTGGTGGTGGCCGACCTGTTCTCCGCTGGGATGATCACCACCTCGACCACACTGGCCTGGGCCCTCCTCCTCATGATCCTGCATCCATAAGTGCAGC GACGGGTCCAACAGGAAATCGATGAGATGATAGGGCAGGTGAGGCGACCAGAGATGGGGGATCAGGCCCTCATGCCCTTCACTGTGGCCGTGGTCCATGAGGTGCAACGCTTTGCGGACATCATCCCCCTGGGAGTGCCCCACATGACATCCCGTGACATCGAGCTGCAGGGCTTCCACATCCCAAAG GGGACGACACTCATCACCAACCTGTCGTCAGTGCTGAAGGATGAGACCGTCTGGGAGAAGCCCTTCCGTTTCCACCCGGAGCACTTCCTGGATGCCCGGGGCCGCTTCGTCAAGCAGGAGGCCTTCATACCCTTCTCCGCAG GCCGCCGCGCGTGCCTCGGGGAGCCCCTGGCCCGCATGGagctcttcctcttcttcaccaGCCTCCTGCAGCACTTCAGCTTCGCCGTGCCTGCCGGGCAGCCCCGCCCCAGCGACCACGGTGTCTTTGCCTTCCTGGTGACCCCAGGCCCGTACCAGCTGTGTGCGGTGCCCCGCTAG